In Massilia forsythiae, one DNA window encodes the following:
- a CDS encoding ABC transporter transmembrane domain-containing protein: MNNRSTASTATDAGAPSHTRPDMAALPPADARAKAAPAKGALSALRGLLPFLRPYRRQFVLAAIALVVAAGATLAIPYAFKQMIDHGFGAAAGVATAGAATNIANALAVRSAENVNATFLALFGVAAVLGVATAARFYTVSWLGERVTADIRSAVYAHVVRQSPEFFETTQTGEVLSRLTTDTTLIQTVVGTSISLALRNTLLFAGGLVMLFVTSARLTSIILGLLVLVVVPIVLYGRRVRSLSRDSQDRIADASALAGEILNAMPTVQAFTGEKSEAARFTASVEGAFGSAMRRIRARSVLTMLAIVMVFGAIVFVLWLGAHAVLAGTMTGGDLGQFILYASIVSGAIGALSEVMGEAQRAAGAAERLLELLAVRSPIQNPAAPLPLPSSLARRRVDDAIGTPDAARGPAGGGAALRMSDLSFSYPSRPGSAALAHLDLDIRPGETVAIVGPSGAGKTTLFQLLLRFYDPQAGAVLLDGVDIRDLDLHDLRGAIGIVPQDTVIFSANAMDNIRYGRAGASDAEVIAAARLAAAHEFIERLPEGYASFLGERGVRLSGGQRQRIAIARALLKNPPLLLLDEATSALDAESERLVQKALEAAMVGRTTLIIAHRLATVQRADRIIVMEDGRIVETGTHASLVALGGIYANLAALQFHSVHVSH; this comes from the coding sequence ATGAATAACCGTTCCACCGCCAGCACCGCCACCGACGCCGGCGCCCCCTCGCACACCAGGCCGGACATGGCCGCCCTGCCGCCCGCCGACGCCCGCGCCAAGGCGGCGCCGGCCAAGGGCGCGCTGTCCGCCCTGCGCGGCCTGCTCCCCTTTTTGCGTCCATACCGCCGCCAGTTCGTGCTGGCGGCGATCGCGCTGGTGGTCGCCGCCGGCGCCACGCTGGCGATTCCCTACGCCTTCAAGCAGATGATCGACCACGGCTTCGGCGCCGCTGCGGGCGTGGCCACGGCCGGCGCTGCCACGAATATTGCCAACGCGCTGGCCGTGCGCAGCGCCGAGAATGTCAACGCCACCTTCCTGGCGCTGTTCGGCGTGGCCGCGGTGCTGGGCGTGGCCACGGCGGCGCGCTTCTACACGGTGTCCTGGCTGGGCGAGCGCGTCACCGCCGACATCCGCAGCGCGGTCTACGCGCACGTTGTGCGCCAAAGCCCGGAATTCTTCGAGACCACGCAGACCGGCGAAGTGCTGTCGCGCCTGACCACCGACACCACGCTGATCCAGACCGTGGTCGGCACCAGCATCTCGCTGGCGCTGCGCAACACGCTGCTGTTCGCCGGCGGCCTGGTGATGCTGTTCGTGACCAGCGCCAGGCTGACCTCGATCATCCTCGGCCTGCTGGTGCTGGTGGTGGTGCCGATCGTGCTGTACGGGCGGCGCGTGCGCAGCCTGTCGCGCGATTCGCAGGACCGCATCGCCGACGCCTCGGCGCTGGCCGGCGAGATCCTCAACGCCATGCCGACCGTGCAAGCCTTTACGGGCGAGAAATCGGAGGCGGCGCGCTTCACCGCCTCGGTCGAGGGTGCGTTCGGCAGCGCCATGCGGCGCATCCGCGCGCGCTCGGTGCTGACGATGCTGGCCATCGTGATGGTGTTCGGCGCCATCGTGTTCGTGCTGTGGCTGGGCGCGCACGCGGTACTGGCCGGAACCATGACCGGCGGCGACCTCGGCCAGTTCATCCTGTACGCCTCGATCGTGTCGGGCGCGATCGGCGCCCTGTCGGAGGTCATGGGCGAAGCCCAGCGCGCGGCCGGCGCCGCCGAGCGCCTGCTGGAACTGCTGGCGGTGCGCTCCCCGATCCAGAATCCGGCCGCGCCGCTGCCGCTGCCTTCCTCGCTGGCGCGCCGCCGCGTCGACGACGCCATCGGCACGCCGGACGCGGCGCGCGGCCCGGCCGGCGGCGGCGCCGCGCTGCGCATGAGCGACCTGAGTTTTTCCTATCCGTCGCGCCCCGGCAGCGCCGCGCTGGCGCACCTGGACCTGGACATCCGGCCGGGCGAGACGGTCGCCATCGTCGGCCCGTCCGGCGCCGGCAAGACCACGCTGTTCCAGCTGCTGCTGCGCTTCTACGATCCGCAGGCCGGCGCCGTGCTGCTGGACGGCGTCGACATCCGCGACCTCGATTTGCACGACCTGCGTGGCGCGATCGGCATCGTGCCGCAGGACACGGTGATCTTTTCCGCCAACGCCATGGACAACATCCGCTACGGCCGCGCGGGCGCCAGCGACGCCGAGGTGATCGCCGCCGCGCGCCTGGCGGCGGCGCACGAATTCATCGAGCGGCTGCCGGAAGGCTATGCATCGTTCCTGGGCGAGCGCGGCGTGCGCCTGTCCGGCGGCCAGCGCCAGCGCATCGCCATCGCGCGCGCCCTGCTCAAGAACCCGCCGCTGCTGCTGCTCGACGAAGCGACCAGCGCGCTCGACGCCGAAAGCGAACGCCTGGTGCAAAAGGCGCTGGAGGCGGCGATGGTCGGCCGCACCACGCTGATCATCGCGCACCGCCTGGCCACGGTGCAGCGCGCCGACCGCATCATCGTGATGGAAGACGGCCGCATCGTCGAAACGGGCACGCACGCCTCGCTGGTGGCGCTGGGCGGCATCTATGCCAACCTGGCTGCGCTGCAGTTCCACAGCGTGCACGTTAGCCACTGA
- a CDS encoding methyl-accepting chemotaxis protein: MQGKPFSLSNWSVGTRITVFTFGLISLIVAGLVFTISLTTSTMLHQRAVNNVSSELRGVVNAVELFNRVMTNQAISYGRIFANEFPDGFALDTGAMVAVGGMQVPTLRSGARVLNLDHTLPDNFTRQTGGNATIFVASGDDFVRIGTSVKKEDGSRAFGTVLDHASPAYAAIRAGRGYSGLANLFGKRTITDYQPVRDAAGKTVGILYVGVEADANLAALKDKIRRNKIGDTGYYFILDANPGKSYGNLIVHPAKEGQNILASRDADGKEFIRAMLEQKEGTISYEWQNAEKGETRPRTKVVAFTLFKDWNWLVAGGTYEDEIVNEAARLRDRYILIGLGALAVFALLLHALIKRTVTRPLHAARDAAVRIARGDLSVHVEAAGRDEIGLLGEAMNSISSGLSSVVGQVRQGAEQIANASVEISSGNQDLCERTEQQAVSLASTANSMKDLTETVRRNAGDAREANQLAVNTSMVAQEGGRMVREVIASMDTIRQSSGKIGDIIGVIDGIAFQTNILALNAAVEAARAGEQGRGFAVVASEVRNLAQRSAAAAREIKTLIQASGAQVDTGTRLVHEAGVTMGEVLASAEQVTAIMSRISAASTDQSAGIEHVNRSIGQMDDVTQQNAALVEQASAAAQAMQEQAAQLARAVRLFKLDQVETQPAPAAARPLLSDA, translated from the coding sequence ATGCAAGGCAAGCCGTTCTCCCTGTCAAACTGGTCGGTCGGCACCAGGATCACCGTCTTCACCTTCGGCCTGATCAGCCTGATCGTGGCCGGCCTGGTCTTTACGATCAGCCTGACCACCTCCACCATGCTGCACCAGCGCGCGGTCAACAACGTCAGCAGCGAGCTGCGCGGCGTGGTCAATGCGGTCGAACTGTTCAACCGCGTGATGACCAACCAGGCCATCAGCTACGGCCGGATCTTCGCCAACGAATTCCCGGACGGCTTCGCGCTCGACACCGGCGCCATGGTGGCGGTCGGCGGCATGCAGGTGCCGACCCTGCGCAGCGGCGCCAGAGTACTGAATCTCGACCACACGCTGCCGGACAACTTCACGCGCCAGACCGGCGGCAACGCCACCATCTTCGTCGCCTCGGGCGACGACTTCGTGCGCATCGGCACTTCGGTCAAGAAGGAAGACGGCAGCCGCGCCTTCGGCACGGTCCTCGACCACGCCAGCCCGGCCTACGCGGCGATCCGCGCCGGACGCGGCTATTCCGGCCTGGCCAACCTGTTCGGCAAACGCACCATCACCGACTACCAGCCGGTCCGCGACGCCGCCGGCAAGACCGTCGGCATCCTGTATGTCGGCGTGGAAGCCGACGCCAACCTGGCTGCGCTCAAGGACAAGATCCGCCGCAACAAGATCGGCGACACCGGCTATTACTTCATCCTGGACGCCAATCCCGGCAAATCGTATGGCAACCTGATCGTGCACCCGGCCAAGGAAGGCCAGAACATCCTGGCCAGCCGCGACGCCGACGGCAAGGAATTCATCCGCGCCATGCTGGAACAGAAGGAAGGCACCATCAGCTACGAATGGCAGAACGCCGAAAAGGGCGAGACCCGGCCGCGCACCAAGGTGGTGGCTTTCACCCTGTTCAAGGACTGGAACTGGCTGGTGGCCGGCGGCACCTACGAGGACGAGATCGTCAACGAAGCCGCGCGCCTGCGCGACCGCTACATCCTGATCGGCCTGGGCGCGCTGGCCGTGTTCGCGCTGCTGCTGCACGCGCTGATCAAGCGCACCGTGACGCGTCCGCTGCACGCGGCGCGCGACGCCGCGGTACGCATCGCCCGGGGCGACCTGAGCGTCCACGTGGAGGCCGCAGGCCGCGACGAGATCGGCCTGCTGGGCGAAGCCATGAACAGCATCAGCAGCGGCCTGTCCTCGGTGGTCGGCCAGGTGCGCCAGGGCGCCGAGCAGATCGCCAACGCCTCGGTCGAGATCTCGAGCGGCAACCAGGACCTGTGCGAACGCACCGAGCAGCAGGCGGTCAGCCTGGCCTCGACCGCGAATTCGATGAAGGACTTGACCGAGACCGTGCGCCGCAACGCCGGCGACGCGCGCGAAGCCAACCAGCTGGCGGTGAACACCTCGATGGTGGCGCAGGAAGGCGGGCGCATGGTACGCGAGGTGATCGCGAGCATGGACACCATCCGCCAGTCGTCCGGCAAGATCGGCGACATCATCGGCGTCATCGACGGCATCGCTTTCCAGACCAACATCCTGGCCCTGAACGCCGCGGTGGAAGCGGCGCGCGCCGGCGAACAGGGCCGCGGCTTCGCCGTGGTCGCCAGCGAGGTGCGCAACCTGGCGCAGCGCTCGGCCGCCGCCGCGCGCGAGATCAAGACCCTGATCCAGGCCTCCGGCGCCCAGGTCGACACCGGCACCCGCCTGGTGCACGAAGCCGGCGTGACCATGGGCGAGGTACTGGCCAGCGCCGAGCAGGTCACCGCCATCATGTCGCGCATTAGTGCCGCCAGCACCGACCAGAGCGCCGGCATCGAGCACGTCAACCGCTCGATCGGCCAGATGGACGACGTGACCCAGCAGAACGCCGCCCTGGTCGAACAGGCCAGCGCCGCCGCGCAGGCGATGCAGGAACAGGCGGCGCAGCTGGCAAGGGCGGTGCGCCTGTTCAAGCTGGACCAGGTGGAGACGCAGCCGGCGCCGGCTGCGGCGCGGCCGTTGCTGAGCGACGCTTGA
- a CDS encoding threonine aldolase family protein: protein MSDTDLLARCTAILPGHRVRPPAEMYAAMAAWCESNGVAHDVYGEGALIQAFERKVADLLGFEAAVFCISGTMAQVTALRLASMARGRAPVALHPTSHIFVHERANYQMLGHFEALPVGERQRAWLAADIAAVPERLAALGLEIPMREIGGQLTAWDELQAIKAHCRRHDIHLHMDGARLWEAAAGYGRHVREIAAGFDSVYVSLYKGIGGLGGAMLLGSRTMVDRAAAWFARQGGKLVHQSPYVVAAAMQFDARLAAMPAYFRRTELLYEALRAHPVLKVNPARPQANMLHVHLPVSRERALAIRRTLALEHGVWPFHRINHGALPDTSYFELYVGDNLLALSEARVHEAVALLAAAVAA from the coding sequence TTGTCCGACACCGACCTGCTCGCCCGCTGCACCGCCATCCTCCCCGGCCACCGCGTCCGCCCGCCCGCGGAAATGTACGCCGCCATGGCCGCCTGGTGCGAATCCAACGGCGTCGCCCACGACGTCTACGGCGAAGGCGCGCTGATCCAGGCCTTCGAGCGCAAGGTGGCCGACCTGCTCGGCTTCGAGGCGGCGGTGTTCTGCATCAGCGGCACCATGGCGCAGGTGACGGCGCTGCGCCTGGCCAGCATGGCGCGCGGGCGCGCGCCGGTGGCGCTGCACCCGACCTCGCACATCTTCGTGCACGAGCGCGCCAACTACCAGATGCTGGGCCACTTCGAGGCCCTGCCGGTGGGCGAGCGCCAGCGTGCCTGGTTGGCGGCCGACATCGCCGCCGTGCCCGAGCGCCTGGCCGCGCTCGGCCTGGAAATCCCGATGCGCGAGATCGGCGGCCAGCTCACCGCGTGGGACGAGCTGCAGGCCATCAAGGCGCATTGCCGCCGGCACGACATCCACCTGCACATGGACGGCGCGCGCCTGTGGGAAGCGGCCGCCGGCTACGGGCGCCACGTGCGCGAGATCGCCGCCGGCTTCGATTCGGTGTACGTGTCGCTGTACAAGGGCATCGGCGGCCTGGGCGGCGCCATGCTGCTGGGCAGCCGCACCATGGTCGACCGCGCCGCCGCCTGGTTCGCGCGCCAGGGCGGCAAGCTGGTGCACCAGTCGCCGTACGTGGTGGCGGCGGCGATGCAGTTCGACGCGCGCCTGGCGGCGATGCCGGCATATTTCCGCCGCACCGAACTGCTTTACGAGGCGCTGCGCGCGCATCCGGTGCTCAAGGTCAATCCGGCGCGTCCGCAAGCCAACATGCTGCACGTGCACCTGCCGGTGAGCCGCGAACGGGCGCTGGCAATCCGCCGCACGCTGGCGCTGGAGCACGGCGTCTGGCCCTTCCACCGCATCAACCACGGCGCGCTGCCGGATACCTCGTATTTCGAACTGTACGTGGGCGACAACCTGCTGGCCCTGAGCGAGGCGCGGGTGCACGAAGCGGTGGCGCTGCTGGCGGCGGCCGTCGCCGCCTGA
- a CDS encoding TetR/AcrR family transcriptional regulator, translating to MTAPPATDTRARLLATTERLIYASGIAATGMDRIVRESGVARKSVYRYFPTKEALVAEALNARDERWMAWFAAASSSAMPLAQRIQAMFDALGTWFGTPDFRGCAFINAAGESGDADGPVRQAAKAHKLRLLQYLRRVADEAGLAPRPADELARQLLILIDGAITVALVGGDLASAARAAHIAAALPEARRPDDFSPSMKGTA from the coding sequence ATGACCGCTCCACCCGCCACCGATACCCGCGCCAGGCTGCTGGCCACGACCGAACGGCTGATCTACGCATCCGGCATCGCCGCCACCGGCATGGACCGCATCGTCAGGGAATCCGGCGTGGCGCGCAAGAGCGTCTACCGGTATTTCCCGACCAAGGAAGCGCTGGTGGCGGAGGCGCTGAACGCGCGCGACGAGCGCTGGATGGCCTGGTTCGCAGCTGCGTCGTCGTCCGCCATGCCGCTGGCGCAGCGCATCCAGGCGATGTTCGACGCCCTCGGCACCTGGTTCGGCACGCCCGACTTCCGCGGCTGCGCATTCATCAATGCCGCCGGCGAGAGCGGCGATGCCGACGGCCCGGTGCGGCAAGCGGCCAAGGCGCACAAGCTGCGCCTGCTGCAGTACCTGCGCAGGGTGGCGGACGAAGCCGGCCTGGCGCCGCGGCCGGCCGACGAACTGGCACGCCAGCTGCTGATCCTGATCGACGGCGCCATCACCGTGGCGCTGGTCGGCGGCGACCTGGCGTCGGCAGCGCGCGCAGCGCACATCGCCGCTGCGCTGCCAGAGGCGCGCCGGCCCGACGATTTCTCCCCAAGCATGAAAGGAACAGCATGA
- a CDS encoding nuclear transport factor 2 family protein, which translates to MTAPTAPRPPLPPFTRESAIEKIRLAEDGWNSRDPARVALAYSEDTRWRNRAEFVASRAEAQQLLERKWAKELDYRLIKELWAYGDNRIAVRYAYEWHDDSGNWFRSYGNENWEFNADGLMTRRHASINDKPILESERKYRWPLGRRPDDHPGLSELGL; encoded by the coding sequence ATGACCGCCCCCACCGCACCGCGCCCGCCGCTGCCGCCGTTTACGCGCGAGAGCGCGATCGAGAAAATCCGCCTGGCCGAAGATGGCTGGAACAGCCGCGACCCTGCCCGCGTGGCGCTCGCGTACAGCGAAGACACCCGGTGGCGCAACCGCGCCGAATTCGTCGCCAGCCGCGCCGAAGCGCAGCAACTGCTGGAACGCAAATGGGCAAAGGAGCTGGACTACCGCCTGATCAAGGAACTATGGGCCTACGGCGACAACCGGATCGCGGTGCGTTATGCCTACGAGTGGCACGACGATTCCGGCAACTGGTTCCGCTCGTACGGCAACGAGAACTGGGAGTTCAATGCGGACGGCTTGATGACCAGGCGCCACGCGTCGATCAACGACAAGCCGATCCTCGAATCCGAGCGCAAGTACCGCTGGCCGCTGGGGCGGCGCCCGGACGATCATCCGGGCTTGTCCGAACTGGGTTTGTAG
- the thyA gene encoding thymidylate synthase, with product MRPYHDLMRHVLDHGAVKTDRTGTGTRSVFGHQMRFNLQDGFPLVTTKKVHLKSIIHELIWFLAGSTNIAYLKQNGVSIWDEWADAGGELGPVYGYQWRSWPAPDGEHIDQIAQVLEQIRHTPDSRRMIVSSWNVADVPKMKLPPCHALFQFYVADGKLSCQLYQRSADIFLGVPFNIASYALLTHMMAQQAGLDVGDFIWTGGDCHLYANHIEQAELQLSREPRPLPRLVIKRKPDSLFDYRFEDVEVTGYDPHPAIKAPVAV from the coding sequence ATGCGTCCCTACCACGACCTGATGCGCCATGTTCTCGATCATGGCGCGGTCAAAACCGACCGCACCGGCACCGGCACGCGCTCCGTGTTCGGCCACCAGATGCGCTTTAACCTGCAGGACGGGTTCCCGCTGGTGACCACCAAGAAGGTGCACCTGAAGTCCATCATCCACGAATTGATCTGGTTCCTGGCCGGCTCTACCAACATCGCCTACCTGAAGCAGAACGGCGTCAGCATCTGGGACGAGTGGGCCGACGCCGGCGGCGAACTGGGACCGGTCTACGGCTACCAGTGGCGCAGCTGGCCGGCGCCGGACGGCGAGCACATCGACCAGATCGCGCAGGTGCTGGAGCAGATCCGCCACACCCCGGATTCGCGCCGCATGATCGTCTCCAGCTGGAACGTGGCCGACGTGCCGAAGATGAAGCTGCCGCCCTGCCATGCCCTGTTCCAGTTCTACGTGGCGGACGGCAAGCTGTCGTGCCAGCTGTACCAGCGCAGCGCCGACATCTTCCTGGGCGTGCCCTTCAATATCGCCTCGTACGCGCTGCTGACCCACATGATGGCGCAGCAGGCCGGCCTGGACGTGGGCGACTTCATCTGGACCGGCGGCGACTGCCACCTGTACGCCAACCACATCGAGCAGGCCGAGCTGCAGCTGTCGCGCGAGCCGCGTCCGCTGCCCAGGCTGGTCATCAAGCGCAAGCCGGACTCGCTGTTCGACTACCGCTTCGAGGATGTCGAGGTGACCGGCTACGACCCGCACCCGGCCATCAAGGCGCCGGTGGCGGTATGA
- a CDS encoding dihydrofolate reductase, which translates to MADQPVSHLTLVVAMDAQRGIGVDNRLPWHLPQDLAHFKRVTLGQPVIMGRKTFDSIGRALPGRRNIVVTRNPDWSHAGVETAHSLQDAVRLLDGAPASIIGGAQVFAEAMDLAGRMIVTHIERTYRCDTFFPDIDPARWTATARELQHAPEDDLDFSFVTYQKIK; encoded by the coding sequence ATGGCCGATCAACCGGTTTCCCACCTGACGCTGGTGGTGGCGATGGATGCCCAGCGCGGCATCGGCGTCGACAACCGGCTGCCCTGGCACCTGCCGCAAGACCTGGCGCACTTCAAGCGCGTCACGCTCGGCCAGCCGGTGATCATGGGCCGCAAGACATTCGACTCGATCGGGCGCGCGCTGCCGGGCCGGCGCAACATCGTCGTCACCCGCAATCCGGACTGGTCGCATGCCGGCGTCGAAACGGCGCACTCGCTGCAGGACGCGGTGCGCCTGCTGGACGGCGCGCCGGCCAGCATCATCGGCGGCGCCCAGGTGTTCGCCGAGGCGATGGATCTCGCCGGGCGCATGATCGTCACCCACATCGAGCGCACCTACCGCTGCGACACCTTCTTCCCCGACATCGATCCGGCGCGCTGGACCGCCACCGCGCGCGAGTTGCAGCACGCACCCGAGGACGATCTCGATTTCTCCTTCGTCACCTACCAAAAAATTAAATAA
- a CDS encoding DUF4337 domain-containing protein produces the protein MSGSGFHVHGPHDHAVEHAAQHGANDGFSNRIAVMTAVLATVGAMFGYMGGATQNDAALFKNNAAIAKTAAADAWSYYQAKSVKQNVSELAASLPGVDQAKYKAQAERYASDKAENRRQAEKLDHESDVWNEKSEKSLHTHHQWALATTAEQIAISLAAISLLTRRRWLLNATYAVAAVGLVLGLFAWLHVDPLALLAGSAH, from the coding sequence ATGTCCGGTTCCGGTTTTCACGTCCATGGCCCGCACGACCATGCGGTCGAACACGCCGCCCAGCACGGCGCCAACGATGGCTTCTCGAACAGGATCGCGGTGATGACCGCGGTGCTGGCCACGGTCGGCGCCATGTTCGGCTACATGGGCGGCGCCACCCAGAACGACGCCGCCCTCTTCAAGAACAACGCCGCCATCGCCAAGACGGCGGCGGCCGACGCCTGGAGCTATTACCAGGCCAAGTCGGTCAAGCAGAACGTCTCGGAACTGGCCGCCAGCCTGCCGGGCGTCGACCAGGCCAAATACAAGGCCCAGGCCGAGCGCTACGCCAGCGACAAGGCCGAGAACCGCAGGCAGGCGGAAAAGCTCGACCACGAATCCGACGTGTGGAACGAAAAGTCGGAAAAGTCGCTGCACACCCACCACCAGTGGGCGCTGGCCACCACCGCCGAGCAGATCGCCATCTCGCTGGCGGCGATCTCGCTGCTGACGCGGCGCCGCTGGCTGCTCAATGCCACCTATGCGGTGGCGGCGGTCGGCCTGGTGCTGGGATTGTTCGCCTGGTTGCACGTCGATCCGCTGGCGCTGCTGGCGGGAAGCGCGCACTAG
- a CDS encoding CCXG family PEP-CTERM protein, translating to MNLKSKIVLAAFAAAAAFHANASVITVSTAYSAAGAQTSAAAYKNVVENALKTQTTGYGTAVLASADNIDNSDLFGAYSNIAWKTTVDFNVASAATWSLRAGVDFGYGGALFLDGVAVSFKSNDMWTANSYTDTTQFFQYTSALAAGNHTLTLYGLENCCDASQQVQYKVGSGNYASFASTDGLNPKASTAVAEPATIASFGLGLGLLGLMRRRARRNRA from the coding sequence ATGAACCTGAAATCGAAGATCGTCCTCGCCGCATTCGCCGCTGCCGCTGCCTTCCACGCCAACGCCAGCGTGATCACCGTTTCCACCGCATACAGCGCCGCCGGCGCCCAGACCAGCGCCGCTGCCTACAAGAACGTGGTCGAGAACGCGCTCAAGACCCAGACCACGGGCTACGGCACCGCGGTGCTGGCGAGCGCGGACAACATCGACAACAGCGACCTGTTCGGCGCCTACAGCAACATCGCCTGGAAGACCACCGTCGATTTCAACGTCGCCTCGGCCGCGACCTGGTCGCTGCGGGCCGGCGTCGATTTCGGCTATGGCGGCGCGCTGTTCCTGGACGGCGTGGCGGTCTCGTTCAAGTCGAACGACATGTGGACCGCCAACAGCTACACCGATACCACCCAGTTCTTCCAGTACACCAGCGCGCTGGCGGCAGGCAACCACACCTTGACCCTGTACGGCCTGGAAAACTGCTGCGACGCCAGCCAGCAGGTGCAATACAAGGTCGGCAGCGGTAACTACGCCAGCTTCGCCAGCACCGACGGCCTGAACCCGAAGGCGAGCACCGCGGTGGCGGAACCGGCGACCATCGCCTCGTTCGGCCTGGGACTGGGCCTGCTGGGTCTGATGCGCCGCCGCGCGCGCCGCAACCGCGCCTGA